In Bombus huntii isolate Logan2020A chromosome 9, iyBomHunt1.1, whole genome shotgun sequence, a single window of DNA contains:
- the LOC126869858 gene encoding dedicator of cytokinesis protein 9 isoform X2, protein MSERKFTRGLGKPGMAAQLRETVSQVVRESTVQNKPHLVEPIDFETFVLKNKTLLQNDPQRELLLYPRDDISQVVLPRRYRTLVPTIPQTSDNEEGEENLLTKECLRSYTSNWNLIHYKYSAYSGTYLELPKIAKIDDLKDEVYEIDTEVDQVDEELTKSNGITKEGYLMKGPEIGSSDRMFANIGSKSFKRRFCHLRQEVDGTYILELFKDEKKGEAKLTIVMDFCTEVIRNPKRGRYCFELRMSGTHKSYTLAADNETDMQDWLLKLSSVLQHYKQQEEKRAASLERACNTPPPSPQPMQVYGTLKGLEQSMNPQLIKYSRETDTSIALARRECRKQLFSIYPHIPHIKQQPGTCNEQNIDPYKEQFGQRIFVKCESLKFRLQAPIDEKESLCQVEPYQTTLSLYDARNGRKLTENFHFDINHEVVQGIVKELSPVGIMTESTENIKLPDDLKNIPLDWIKYPKQAIFSISNPHPDIFLVVRIDKILQGNICQTSEPYLRATKDPRLGLKVHKQVRACCQRLGNYRMPFAWAARPLFRLYSNELDTSSDFPAIYRQEGNKIKDEELLKLLSEYRKPEKLSKLTVIPGWLKIRIESITDLPDNTLSTSLAALKPFPLPPISEPTLEIAEFESTSEKDVHPYTTYINHLYVYPQTLCFDTQKIFTRARNIACVIELRDNDCENATPLRCIYGRPGAPLLCLRASCAVLHHNAVPSWYEEIKIRLPSKLHAKHHLLFSFYHISCDMNKKKENGVENCVGYAWSPLLHKGRLNVDMDMNVQALPVATHLPPGYLSIQPLGLGKGNAGPEIIWVDSQRPVFTVAFQLISTVFTRDVHLHNLFAHMERILDTKLGAVPADSETCKILKAAHAVQLVTVITFLPTILNQLFTLLTCTTNEEVGWYIIRVLIHFINMVHEAGRKETLQAYIKFVFVPPSQGNGIITVHEQLGKHLPTLLQPSNTDFLVVNKFMHHSSFFFEIMIKSMAQHLLSTGRIKMHRNERFSKEYHEKIRNLVEVIMPYLMNKYKEMPVETHELNKSLAQFLKRCLTFMDRGFVFRLINSYMDNFSPGDQRTLHDFKFTFLQIICSHEHYVSFNLPMMQSRIISKEDTESDPECDDLINEYCLSEDFCKHHFLVGLLMQEVRTSLNEIVQIRKVAISTLRDLMAKHELDDRYQNKGQLSRIASTYIPWLGIVLENLHRLQSIHDNSKTEVRQNGTNRISTSSSFLANKDTASTTATTGTPKSIHRLTLHLETQSPIRASMHLRDSTYFAAIAGQGLVNGYSCTSIESDTSTISGASQSNISQETTIIREPIENGTGEKKRHSRSLSVTQSSPRCDKLQSSEVKDILLCFLFVIKYLGDHQVIAWWQQCSDCEILSFFTVIEMSLHHFKYIGKRQIAANMVNSSGKPRTVKAMTLPARMAPPDFSNDGPATSTLQPHNTTARENLVESDSGKVHQALLEANMATEVGLIALDCLGLFCIHFKDVLLTADGDNPIMQKVFSIYLSFLQVGQSETLLRHVFASFRAFLNNYSIILFQGNAVLCGRLCYELLRCCNSKLSSIRQESCALLYLLMRSNFEFTSRKGLTRVHLQVIISVSQMLGNVIGLNNSRFQESLSLINSYASSDKVMKGTGFPVEVKDLNKRIRTVLMATAQMREHNNDPEMLVDLQHSLANSYASTPELRHTWLETMARNHARDGNFSEAACCQLHIAALIAEYLKLRKVHTWGAEAFDKISENISRDECSLKLDAGVQDIHYNEYILLEQLELCAEMLEKAERFELLGHLYRLIVPMYEAKRNYEALANCYSHLAQACNKIVEVTKSGKRLLGRFYRVAFFGTAYFEDENGQEYIYKEPKVTSLSEISERLHHLYSEKFGSENVKMIMDSIPIDITELDSKIAYIQVTHVTPYFEKYELETRQTEFEQNHNISCFMFETPFTKEGKARGIPEEQWKRRTILTTQYSFPYIKKRILVIEKRIMELSPIEVALDEMRQRVQELEDVALIGPTDVKKLQLRLQGSICVTVNAGPLAYASAFLDPALSPQYPDDKVEELKDVFREFVKICYTALQINSKLITSDQHEYQEVLRENYQKLCQNLSSLLGEPIWPDEQVGNFKRNSAALFSAISGASNHTSTA, encoded by the exons ATGAGCGAAAGGAAGTTTACCCGTGGCCTGGGTAAACCGGGCATGGCCGCTCAATTACGAGAAACCGTCTCTCAGGTAGTACGAGAGAGTACCGTACAG AATAAGCCACATCTAGTAGAACCCATAGATTTTGAAACTTTTGTattaaagaataaaactttattACAAAACGACCCTCAGAGAGAACTCCTGCTATACCCTAGGGATGATATTTCA CAAGTGGTATTACCTAGAAGATATCGTACTCTTGTACCAACTATACCACAAACTTCAGATAATGAGGAAGGGGAAGAGAATCTTCTTACAAAAGAATGTTTACGGAGTTACACATCTAATTGGAATCTCatacattataaatattcagCATATAGTGGAACTTATCTTGAGTTACctaa aaTAGCAAAAATAGATGATCTAAAAGATGAAGTGTATGAAATTGATACAGAAGTAGACCAAGTTGATGAG GAATTAACAAAGAGTAATGGAATAACAAAGGAAGGCTATTTAATGAAAGGACCAGAAATTGGTAGTAGTGACCGCATGTTTGCAAATATTGGTTCAAAATCATTTAAGAGAAGGTTTTGTCATCTTCGTCAAGAAGTTGATGGCACATACATTCTTGAACTttttaaagatgaaaaaaagggtGAAGCTAAACTGACGATAGTAATGGATTTTTGCACTGAAGTTATTAGAAATCCAAAACGTGGAAGGTATTGTTTTGAATTAAGAATGAGCGGGACTCATAAATCGTACACATTAGCAGCAGACAATGAAACAGATATGCAGGATTGGTTATTAAAGTTAAGCTCAGTATTACAGCATTATAAGCAGCAAGAAGAAAAACGTGCTGCTTCGTTAGAGAGAGCGTGCAATACacctcctccttctcctcaACCTATGCAG GTTTATGGAACGCTCAAAGGCTTAGAACAAAGTATGAATCCACAACTGATAAAGTATTCTAGGGAAACAGATACTAGTATTGCATTAGCGAGACGAGAATGTCGCAAACAATTGTTTAGTATTTATCCTCATATTCCACATATTAAACAACAACCAGGCACTTGTAATGAACAGAATATTGATCCATACAAAGAACAATTTGGGCAgagaatttttgtaaaatgtgAAAGTCTTAAATTTAGATTACAAGCACCAATAGATGAGAAAGAATCATTATGTCAGGTGGAACCATATCAAACTACACTAAGTCTTTATGATGCAAGAAATGGCAGGAAGCTaactgaaaattttcattttgataTCAATCATGAGGTTGTTCAAGGAATAGTAAAAGAATTAAGTCCTGTAGGTATTATGACAGAATCTAcagaaaatattaaactaCCAGATGATCTGAAAAATATACCACTAGATTGGATTAAATATCCAAAACAG gcCATATTTAGTATTAGTAATCCGCACCCTGATATATTTTTGGTTGTAAGaatagataaaatattacaaggGAATATATGCCAAACTTCTGAACCATATTTAAGGGCTACAAAAGATCCACGATTAGGTTTAAAAGTACATAAACAAGTTAGAGCATGTTGCCAAAG attgGGAAATTATAGAATGCCGTTTGCTTGGGCTGCCAGACCATTatttaggttatatagtaatGAATTAGATACATCATCAGACTTTCCTGCAATATATAGgcaagaaggaaataaaataaaagatgaaGAATTACTCAAACTCCTTTCAGAGTATAGAAA gCCTGAAAAACTTAGTAAATTGACTGTGATACCTGGTTGGTTGAAAATAAGAATTGAGTCAATTACAGATTTACCTGACA ATACATTATCTACATCTTTAGCAGCTTTAAAGCCATTTCCATTACCGCCAATATCTGAACCAACTCTTGAGATCGCAGAGTTTGAAAGTACTTCAGAGAAAGATGTTCATCCATACACAACTTATATTAACCATCTTTATGTATATCCGCAAACTCTTTGCTTTGATactcaaaaaatatttaccagAGCTAGAAACATTGCGTGCGTTATTGAATTACGAGACAATGATTGTGAAAATGCCACACCTTTAAGG TGTATATATGGAAGACCTGGTGCTCCACTTTTATGTTTACGAGCATCTTGCGCAGTTTTACATCATAATGCAGTTCCTTCTTGGtatgaagaaattaaaataaggTTACCATCAAAACTTCATGCCAAGCATCATttactcttttctttttaccaCATAAGTTGTGATAtgaacaagaaaaaagaaaatggtgTTGAAAATTGTGTTGGTTATGCTTGGTCTCCATTGTTGCATAAAGGAAG ATTAAATGTGGATATGGATATGAATGTACAAGCACTACCTGTTGCAACACATTTACCGCCAGGATATCTTTCAATACAACCTCTAGGACTAGGAAAAGgg AATGCTGGACCGGAAATTATATGGGTTGATTCTCAACGACCGGTATTTACAGTAGCATTTCAATTGATTTCAACTGTATTCACACGTGATGtacatttacataatttatttGCTCATATGGAACGCATCCTAGATACAAAACTAGGAGCGGTACCAGCGGATTCGGAAACatgcaaaatattaaaagctGCTCATGCAGTACAATTAGTTACAGTTATTACATTTCTTCCTACTATATTGAATCAGTTATTTACATTGTTAACATGTACTACAAATGAAGAAGTTGGATGGTATATTATAAGAGTTTTAATACATTTCATAAATATGGTGCATGAAGCTGGTAGGAAAGAAACACTTCAGGCTTATATTAAG TTTGTTTTTGTGCCACCTTCTCAAGGAAATGGTATTATAACAGTTCATGAACAATTAGGAAAACATCTTCCTACATTATTGCAGCCAAGTAATACTGACTTTCTAgtagtaaataaatttatgcatCATTCCAGTTTCTTTTTTGAAATAATGATTAAGAGTATGGCACAGCATTTGCTTTCGACAGGAAGGATAAAA ATGCatagaaatgaaagattttcaaaagaatatcatgaaaaaattcgaaatttagTGGAAGTTATTATGCCTTATCTTATGAACAAATATAAAGAGATGCCAGTTGAAACACATGAATTAAACAAAAGTCTTGCacaatttttaaaa CGATGCCTTACATTTATGGATCGTGGGTTCGTTTTCcgtttaataaattcatacATGGACAATTTCTCTCCTGGAGATCAACGTACACTACATGATTTTAAATTTACATTCTTGCAAATAATTTGTTCACACGAGCATTATGTGTCTTTCAATTTACCAATGATGCAATCACGAATCATTTCCAAAG AAGATACAGAGAGTGATCCAGAATGTGATG atttaataaatgaatattgTTTGTCAGAAGATTTTTGCAAACATCATTTCTTAGTTGGACTGTTAATGCAAGAAGTTAGAACCTCCttaaatgaaattgtacaAATTCGTAAAGTGGCAATATCTACATTAAGAGATTTAATGGCAAAGCATGAACTTGATGATAGATATCAGAATAAG gGTCAATTAAGTAGAATAGCATCCACTTACATACCATGGCTAGGTATTGTATTGGAAAATCTACATCGATTGCAATCCATACATGATAACAGTAAAACAGAAGTTAGGCAAAATGGCACAAATAGAATATCAACTAGTAGTTCATTTTTGGCAAATAAAGATACCGCGAGTACTACTGCGACCACTGGAACTCCAAAATCAATACATag gCTTACATtacatttggaaactcaatCTCCAATAAGGGCGTCTATGCATTTACGAGATTCTACATACTTCGCAGCCATAGCAGGCCAAGGATTAGTTAATGGATATTCCTGTACTAGTATAGAATCAGATACATCAACAATATCTGGTGCTTCTCAATCGAATATATCTCAAGAAACTACTATTATTCGTGAACCTATCGAAAATGGTACTggcgaaaaaaaaagacattCTCGTTCTTTAAGTGTTACACAATCGTCACCTAGATGCGATAAATTGCAGTCGTCGGAAGTTAAGgatattttactttgttttctatttgtaataaaatacttaGGTGATCATCAAGTTATTGCTTGGTGGCAACAATGCAGCGATTGTGAAATTTTAAGTTTCTTTACAGTAATTGA AATGAGCCTTcatcattttaaatatattggGAAAAGGCAAATAGCTGCAAACATGGTAAATAGTTCTGGAAAACCTCGAACAGTGAAAGCAATGACATTACCAGCTAGAATGGCACCTCCAGATTTTTCTAACGATGGACCCGCTACTAGTACTTTACAACCACATAATACTACTGCACGGGAAAATCTTGTTGAAAGCGATAGTGGGAAAGTGCATCAAGCTTTATTAGAAGCGAATATGGCGACAGAAGTTGGTCTAATTGCATTGGATTGTTTAGGATTATTTTGTATTCATTTTAAg gatGTGCTTCTAACAGCAGATGGTGATAATCCCATAATGCAGAAAGTATTTAGTATATATTTATCGTTTTTGCAAGTTGGACAGTCTGAAACCTTACTACGGCACGTTTTTGCCAGTTTCAGAgcctttttaaataattattctataattctatttcaag GAAATGCCGTATTATGTGGACGTTTATGTTACGAATTATTACGTTGTTGTAATAGTAAGTTAAGTTCCATTCGGCAGGAATCTTGTGCTTTACTTTATCTTCTTATGAGAAGCAATTTTGAGTTCACCAGTAGGAAAGGACTAACTAGGGTTCACTTACAA gTAATTATATCTGTTTCTCAAATGCTTGGAAATGTTATTGGATTAAATAATTCAAGGTTTCAAGAATCATTATCATTAATAAATAGCTATGCTTCTTCTGATAAAGTGATGAAGGGTACTGGTTTTCCAGTTGAAGTTAAAGATCTGAATAAAAGAATTAGGACTGTTTTGATGGCCACAGCTCAAATGAGAGAACATAACAATGATCCTGAAATGTTGGTAGACCTACAACATAGTTTGGCTAATTCTTATGCCAGTACACCTGAATTGAGACATACATGGTTAGAAACTATGGCTAGAAATCACGCAAGAGATGGAAATTTTTCAGAG GCTGCTTGTTGTCAATTACATATTGCCGCATTAATAGCAGAGTATTTAAAATTGAGAAAAGTTCATACATGGGGTGCAGAAGCCTTTGACAAGATTTCTGAAAATATCTCTAGAGATGAATGCAGTCTTAAACTTGATGCTG GCGTGCAAGATATTCATTACAACGAATATATACTTCTTGAACAATTAGAACTTTGTGCTGAGATGTTAGAGAAAGCAGAACGATTTGAACTTCTTGGACATTTGTACAGATTAATAGTTCCTATGTACGAAGCGAAAAGAAATTATGAAGCTTTAGCAAATTGTTATTCTCATTTGGCACAAGCCTGTAATAAAATTGTTGAAGTTACAAAGTCCGGAAAAAGACTTCTTGGAAGATTTTATAGAGTTGCATTTTTTGGCaca GCATATTTTGAGGATGAAAATGGGCAAGAGTACATTTATAAAGAACCAAAAGTTACATCTTTATCTGAAATTTCAGAACGTCTCCATCATCTCTACTCTGAAAAATTTGGCTCagaaaatgttaaaatgaTAATGGATTCTATACCTATCGACATAACCGAACTAGATTCAAAAATAGCGTATATTCAAGTGACACACGTTACACcttatttcgaaaaatatgaGTTAGAAACAAGACAAACAGAGTTTGAACAGAATCATAATATATCATGTTTTATGTTTGAAACTCCATTCACTAAAGAAGGAAAAGCCAGAGGTATTCCAGAAGAACAATGGAAACGTAGAACAATTCTTACAA CACAATATTCTTTTCCATACATTAAAAAACGTATTTTAGTTATTGAAAAACGAATAATGGAACTGAGTCCAATTGAAGTCGCTTTAGATGAAATGCGACAACGTGTCCAAGAATTAGAAGATGTAGCTCTTATAGGACCAACAGACGtgaaaaaattgcaattaagATTACAAGGAAGTATATGTGTTACAGTAAATGCTGGACCACTCGCATACGCTTCCGCATTTTTAGATCCTGCACTGTCTCCACAATATCCAGATGATAAAGTTGAAGAACTAAAAGATGTTTTCAG agaatttgttaaaatatgtTACACAGCTCTGCAAATAAATAGTAAGTTGATTACATCTGATCAGCATGAATATCAAGAAGTGTTACGTGAGAATTATCAGAAACTTTGCCAAAATTTGTCATCATTACTTGGTGAACCTATTTGGCCTGATGAACAAGTTGGAAATTTTAAACGTAACAGCGCTGCTTTATTTAGTGCTATCAGTGGTGCTAGTAATCACACAAGTACAGCTTAA